From Micromonospora echinospora, one genomic window encodes:
- a CDS encoding dihydrofolate reductase family protein has translation MGKLIYVTNVSLDGYIEDERGAFDWFPTDDEVFAFTTDLLRSVGTFLYGRRLYEAMAVWETDAALAAQSDLMADFASAWQAASKVVYSTTLAAVSTADTRLERRFDPAAVHELKVTAGSDLTVGGANLVTQAFKAGLVDECQLFVLPIVVGGGKPGLPTGMRADLELLDERRFRNGVVHLRYRPRAVNDSPVRSLAALA, from the coding sequence ATGGGCAAGCTCATCTACGTGACGAACGTGTCGCTTGACGGCTACATCGAGGACGAACGCGGCGCGTTCGACTGGTTCCCCACCGACGACGAGGTATTCGCGTTCACCACCGACCTCCTGCGGTCTGTGGGCACGTTTCTCTACGGGCGGCGCCTGTACGAGGCGATGGCCGTCTGGGAGACCGACGCCGCTCTGGCCGCGCAGTCCGACCTCATGGCCGACTTCGCGAGCGCCTGGCAGGCGGCGAGCAAAGTCGTGTACTCCACGACCCTCGCCGCGGTGTCAACTGCCGACACCCGACTCGAACGCCGTTTCGACCCCGCCGCAGTACACGAACTGAAGGTCACGGCCGGCAGCGATCTCACCGTAGGAGGTGCCAACCTCGTGACGCAGGCGTTCAAGGCCGGGCTGGTCGACGAGTGCCAGCTGTTCGTCCTGCCCATTGTCGTCGGCGGGGGCAAGCCAGGGCTGCCGACCGGCATGCGCGCAGACCTCGAGCTCCTCGATGAGCGCCGATTCCGAAACGGCGTCGTACACCTCCGCTACCGCCCTCGGGCAGTGAACGACAGCCCTGTCCGTTCGCTGGCGGCGCTTGCATGA
- a CDS encoding HAD family hydrolase, with amino-acid sequence MPPFTLPAVAGTCGQDAVLYDLDGVLLDSKNLMTAVITDVTAAVLGSPPSRPAVTSALTMPPPLALHALGVPDPQTAIDTHFDAAYARHAHRATAVPGVVDVLRQLHEAGVAQGIVTLQRRHRLDMLDLSTILPLIDTLVCHDDAPPKPSPAPLRQALTRLGATAVRAWFVGDAATDVTAGRAADIRVAGATWGYHSSAALRDAGATVLLDTPAQIRTLTIGRQEPTTSA; translated from the coding sequence ATGCCACCGTTCACCCTCCCCGCTGTCGCGGGGACTTGCGGACAGGACGCTGTCCTCTACGACCTCGACGGCGTGCTGCTCGACAGCAAGAACCTGATGACCGCCGTGATCACCGATGTCACCGCAGCCGTCCTCGGCAGCCCGCCATCTCGCCCAGCAGTCACGTCGGCCCTGACGATGCCACCGCCCCTCGCACTGCACGCCCTCGGCGTGCCCGACCCACAGACGGCCATCGACACGCACTTCGACGCCGCCTACGCTCGTCACGCCCACCGCGCCACGGCCGTCCCCGGCGTAGTCGATGTGCTGCGGCAACTCCACGAGGCAGGCGTCGCCCAAGGCATCGTCACCCTGCAACGCCGACACCGTCTAGACATGCTCGACCTGTCCACGATCCTGCCGCTGATCGACACCCTCGTCTGCCACGACGACGCACCTCCAAAACCCTCACCCGCACCGCTGCGGCAAGCACTGACCCGCCTTGGTGCCACCGCCGTCCGAGCGTGGTTCGTCGGCGACGCGGCCACCGACGTCACCGCCGGCCGAGCAGCCGACATCCGCGTCGCAGGCGCGACCTGGGGCTACCACTCCTCAGCCGCACTCCGTGACGCCGGAGCCACCGTGCTCCTCGACACCCCCGCCCAGATCCGGACACTGACGATCGGACGACAAGAACCCACCACATCGGCATGA
- a CDS encoding methyltransferase domain-containing protein, whose protein sequence is MPSSRYQFRHSINHLGPLQDVLDPITTIDLAQVDVTAGQRAMDIGAGAGSVAYRLCDLVGPTGAVTAVDIDTSLLRPAGVLGVRQVDLRTQSLPADPGTMDVVTARCVLEHLPNRHALLNEMITVLRPGGHLVLGSIVYAPVVAHAPHSGDRELIVRVVHAILDTLANHGVDLHWGDQTAAVLLGNGFEHVRTRWVAETWTGGSAGCHLYSDEAHHLHHKLLREGLSHSDLDRFFDLMADPTVQIRGYQFVSTTARKPR, encoded by the coding sequence ATGCCGAGCAGTCGTTACCAGTTCCGTCACAGCATTAACCACCTCGGACCGTTGCAGGACGTTCTCGATCCCATCACCACCATCGACCTGGCTCAGGTCGATGTCACCGCCGGGCAACGCGCGATGGACATCGGCGCCGGAGCCGGGTCCGTCGCCTACCGGCTGTGTGACCTCGTCGGGCCGACCGGAGCGGTCACCGCCGTCGACATCGACACCAGCCTGCTGCGCCCCGCCGGCGTACTCGGCGTCCGCCAGGTCGATCTACGAACCCAATCCCTGCCTGCCGATCCCGGCACCATGGACGTGGTCACGGCGCGATGCGTGCTGGAGCACCTGCCGAACCGGCACGCCCTACTCAACGAGATGATCACCGTGCTGCGCCCCGGCGGGCACCTCGTGCTGGGGAGCATCGTCTACGCGCCCGTAGTCGCCCACGCCCCCCACAGCGGCGACAGGGAACTCATCGTCCGCGTCGTGCACGCCATCCTCGACACCCTCGCCAACCACGGCGTCGACCTGCACTGGGGCGACCAAACCGCAGCCGTGCTCCTCGGCAACGGCTTCGAGCACGTGCGCACCCGCTGGGTCGCCGAAACCTGGACCGGTGGTAGCGCCGGCTGCCACCTCTACAGCGACGAAGCCCACCACCTGCACCACAAGCTCCTCCGCGAAGGCCTGTCACACAGCGACCTGGACCGCTTCTTCGACCTCATGGCCGACCCCACGGTGCAGATTCGCGGCTACCAGTTCGTCTCCACGACCGCCCGGAAACCCAGATAA
- a CDS encoding GTP-binding protein — translation MSTPPAALTAAHVLSGQGGLKIALTGPFGVGKTTLVQTVSDIAPLSTEVAVNSDDVSHAPGKTTTTVAMDFGRLEVNGVTLFVFGTPGQRRFWFMWDAIVRGAVGAVVLVDVRRLQDSFAHLDYVEHVRLPFIVAVNTFPGARSFAASDMREALALSVEVPIVELDVRDRDSVRRLLITLVQHLLARRPGGVRADGTVSA, via the coding sequence GTGAGCACACCACCAGCCGCACTGACGGCAGCCCACGTGCTGTCGGGGCAGGGCGGGTTGAAGATCGCGTTGACGGGGCCGTTCGGGGTCGGGAAGACCACTCTGGTGCAGACGGTGTCGGACATCGCCCCGTTGAGTACGGAGGTCGCTGTCAACTCGGACGATGTCTCCCACGCGCCGGGCAAAACCACGACCACGGTGGCGATGGACTTCGGTCGGCTGGAGGTCAACGGCGTCACTCTGTTCGTGTTCGGCACGCCCGGGCAGCGGCGGTTCTGGTTCATGTGGGACGCGATCGTGCGCGGCGCAGTCGGGGCGGTGGTGCTCGTCGACGTTCGCCGTCTGCAGGACTCGTTCGCGCACCTGGACTACGTCGAGCACGTCCGGCTGCCGTTCATCGTCGCGGTCAACACGTTCCCCGGCGCCCGCAGTTTCGCCGCGTCCGACATGCGTGAGGCCTTGGCCCTGTCGGTAGAGGTGCCGATCGTCGAGCTCGACGTGCGGGACCGTGACAGTGTCCGGCGGCTGCTGATCACCCTCGTCCAGCACCTGCTGGCCCGCCGCCCCGGCGGGGTCCGTGCTGACGGGACCGTCTCCGCCTGA
- the cyaB gene encoding class IV adenylate cyclase produces MTSGDTAQTMGTTVAAVCEVEVKYQVGDFAALEAALAARGIALSAPVFQDDQAYARVGWDYGQSKIGVPFARLRTERGRHLLTVKTPVANEQSCVEHETEVADREQMHAAIQQLGFYPTVRIRKTRRTATLGLMSLCVDQVDGIGAFLEIERIVDGGESGELVQAELDRFAVALGAPLQRTNDTYDSLIRAAEMVGV; encoded by the coding sequence GTGACGAGTGGCGATACTGCCCAGACGATGGGCACGACTGTGGCGGCCGTATGTGAGGTGGAGGTCAAGTACCAGGTCGGTGACTTCGCGGCGCTGGAAGCGGCTCTGGCCGCCCGTGGGATCGCCCTGTCGGCGCCGGTCTTCCAGGATGATCAGGCATACGCGCGGGTCGGCTGGGATTACGGCCAGTCCAAGATCGGTGTTCCGTTCGCGCGGCTGCGGACCGAGCGGGGACGGCATCTACTGACGGTCAAGACGCCGGTGGCCAACGAGCAGTCGTGCGTCGAGCACGAGACCGAGGTGGCCGATCGGGAGCAGATGCACGCCGCGATCCAGCAGCTGGGCTTCTATCCGACGGTGCGCATCCGTAAGACCCGCCGCACCGCGACGCTCGGATTGATGTCGTTGTGCGTCGATCAGGTGGACGGCATCGGTGCGTTCCTGGAGATCGAGCGCATCGTCGATGGCGGTGAGTCCGGTGAACTGGTCCAGGCCGAGCTTGACCGGTTCGCCGTCGCGCTGGGCGCGCCTCTGCAACGGACGAACGACACCTACGACTCGCTGATCCGGGCGGCGGAAATGGTCGGGGTCTAG
- a CDS encoding exodeoxyribonuclease III — protein MLSILTLNIQATSQRRAEPLLRWLAGRPEQILLLTETSGGDGSAYLLDHFRRAGCHVLHPPLPDDRGAAMISRVPVTARPDITAGLSIPGRAVAATVHTDQPVTVLGVYVPSSDRAPAKVERKRAFLASLVDTLGRLKADERAHLVLGGDYNVIPRDHQPPYPGVWLPFEYALFDALTAAGLTDAHHHLNAGVPQHSWFGRAGNGYRFDYLHVGDALRDRLRGGEYLQEPREQRLTDHAAVTLALDLPVDTLDVCPMPQVAEPATLF, from the coding sequence GTGTTGTCGATCCTGACCCTGAACATCCAGGCCACCTCCCAGCGGCGCGCCGAACCGCTGCTGCGGTGGCTCGCCGGCCGCCCGGAACAGATCCTCCTGTTGACCGAAACCAGCGGCGGCGACGGCAGCGCCTACCTACTGGACCACTTCCGTCGCGCCGGCTGCCACGTCCTACACCCGCCCCTGCCCGATGACCGCGGCGCGGCGATGATCAGCCGCGTCCCGGTCACCGCCCGCCCGGACATCACCGCCGGACTCAGCATCCCGGGCCGGGCCGTCGCCGCCACCGTCCACACCGACCAACCCGTCACGGTCCTCGGCGTCTACGTGCCGTCCAGCGACCGCGCCCCCGCAAAGGTCGAACGGAAACGGGCGTTCCTCGCCTCCCTCGTCGACACCCTCGGCCGCCTGAAGGCCGACGAGCGGGCGCACCTGGTGCTCGGCGGGGACTACAACGTCATCCCCCGCGACCACCAGCCGCCCTACCCCGGAGTCTGGCTGCCATTCGAGTACGCCCTGTTCGACGCCCTCACCGCCGCCGGCCTCACCGACGCCCACCACCACCTCAACGCCGGTGTCCCGCAGCACAGCTGGTTCGGTCGGGCCGGCAACGGCTACCGCTTCGACTACCTGCACGTCGGCGACGCGTTACGCGACCGGCTTCGGGGCGGCGAGTACCTGCAGGAGCCCCGCGAGCAGCGCCTCACCGACCACGCTGCGGTCACCCTGGCCCTCGACCTGCCCGTCGACACCCTCGACGTGTGCCCCATGCCGCAGGTAGCCGAGCCGGCGACCCTGTTCTAG
- the tmk gene encoding dTMP kinase yields MLIVIEGPNGVGKTTVAGLLAERLRHRTGQPVHLTTEPTRTRLGELLREAEAVIHGRALALAIAADRTMHVEDEIIPALDAGTIVISDRYVQSSLVLQRVDAVDLREIWSYNRYVLQPAISIYLVDDPQVIATRLAARRRLTRLEATGTPERELQLYDQAFHFLNRQSWHQVKIDCWSLDPDQVVSAILDTLTPMLAQRPAA; encoded by the coding sequence ATGCTGATCGTGATCGAGGGACCCAACGGGGTCGGGAAGACAACCGTCGCGGGGCTGCTGGCCGAGCGGCTGCGCCACCGCACCGGCCAGCCGGTCCACCTGACAACCGAACCCACCAGGACCCGCCTCGGGGAGCTACTGCGCGAGGCCGAGGCCGTCATCCACGGACGGGCCCTCGCCCTCGCGATCGCCGCCGACCGCACCATGCACGTCGAGGACGAGATCATCCCCGCGCTCGACGCCGGCACCATCGTGATCAGCGACCGCTACGTGCAGTCCTCACTGGTCCTGCAACGGGTCGACGCCGTCGACCTACGCGAGATCTGGAGCTACAACCGGTACGTCCTACAGCCTGCCATCTCCATCTACCTGGTCGACGACCCGCAGGTCATCGCCACCCGGCTCGCCGCACGTCGACGCCTGACCCGGCTCGAGGCGACCGGTACCCCCGAACGCGAACTGCAGCTCTACGACCAGGCGTTTCACTTTCTCAACCGCCAGTCATGGCACCAGGTGAAGATCGACTGCTGGAGCCTAGACCCGGACCAGGTGGTCTCTGCCATCCTCGACACGCTGACCCCCATGCTCGCCCAACGCCCAGCGGCCTGA
- a CDS encoding radical SAM protein: MSKRLVVETHASSCYFRTSVEGDERKALVQVTERCNLHCAHCFVSSTRVGVDIPLEEMVETVLPRLRRARVTRLTLTGGEPFVHPHLLEICAAAARMDLPVKICTNATQTSDAQIAALAALGNVRVNVSFDGFRPASHGRFRGDRDSFAVTLETTRRFADAGLLHGILSTPNVLTRPEEFAELCAFAADLGAEYVLMNPLSSFGRGVKSHGRLAAPEQTMRAIAAATAPLAGRVELVPIRFPNDNRPLSGCDAGTLIYVFANGDTAICPYLVFAARTPQSRHADREFLVGNILHGEIVDALGRYRFHDRYQVGANPTCSACVLSDSCGKGCPAAVVAAGELIGAPDGDQCPPEIVRRPLIPIQPVRA, translated from the coding sequence ATGAGCAAGCGTCTGGTCGTCGAGACACACGCCAGCTCCTGCTATTTCCGCACCTCTGTCGAGGGCGATGAGCGCAAGGCGCTGGTGCAGGTCACGGAGCGGTGCAACCTGCACTGCGCCCACTGTTTCGTGTCATCCACTCGGGTCGGCGTGGATATACCGCTGGAGGAGATGGTTGAGACGGTGCTGCCTCGGCTGCGGCGGGCTCGGGTGACACGGTTGACGTTGACCGGCGGGGAGCCGTTCGTGCACCCGCACCTGCTGGAGATCTGCGCAGCGGCGGCGAGGATGGACCTGCCCGTCAAGATCTGCACGAACGCCACCCAGACCAGCGACGCGCAAATCGCCGCTCTCGCCGCGCTGGGCAACGTGCGGGTCAACGTCAGCTTCGACGGGTTCCGCCCTGCCTCTCACGGCCGGTTCCGGGGTGACCGCGACTCGTTTGCCGTCACCCTGGAGACAACGCGACGATTTGCCGACGCCGGTCTGCTGCACGGAATCCTGTCGACGCCCAACGTGCTCACCCGCCCCGAGGAGTTCGCCGAGCTGTGCGCGTTCGCCGCGGACCTGGGCGCGGAGTATGTGCTGATGAACCCGCTGTCGAGCTTCGGTCGGGGCGTGAAGTCCCACGGCCGGCTCGCCGCGCCGGAGCAGACGATGCGGGCGATCGCCGCCGCCACGGCGCCCCTGGCCGGCCGTGTCGAGCTGGTGCCGATCCGGTTCCCGAACGACAACCGGCCGTTGTCCGGCTGCGACGCCGGCACCCTGATCTACGTGTTCGCCAACGGCGACACCGCCATCTGCCCCTACCTGGTCTTCGCCGCCCGGACGCCACAGTCACGGCACGCCGACCGTGAGTTCCTGGTCGGCAACATCCTCCACGGCGAGATCGTCGACGCCCTTGGCCGCTACCGCTTCCACGACCGCTACCAGGTCGGAGCCAACCCGACCTGTAGTGCGTGCGTGTTGAGCGACTCCTGCGGCAAGGGCTGCCCGGCAGCCGTGGTCGCCGCCGGCGAGCTCATCGGCGCCCCCGACGGCGATCAGTGTCCGCCCGAGATTGTCCGGCGTCCGCTGATCCCGATCCAACCGGTCAGGGCCTGA
- a CDS encoding sensor histidine kinase has product MRVRLDASAEEPPATSLRARLLGMCVAPAAVVAMIGLGAATWAMALPPGPVPATAWLVLVCAAATCAVVIAGAASYGRKLARSVARTAVAARPEPVQPVVGQQEVYVGLARRLQGLVHREIQLLDVLEAQVEDPDLLKGLFQVDHLATRMRRYAENLAVVGGAVPRRQWSRALPLVEVLRSAIAEVEQYPRVRVVPPVEGTVRGHAGADVVHLLAELIENATAFAPPHTEVTVRARRVAAGVAVEVDDCGLGMPHPEQDRLNALLADPGRVDVGDLLRDGRIGAWVISALARRHDITVKLQSNVYGGVQAVVILPTTLLGDKTAQEPPAVDAARTLPHSAATVPSPLIGVAPAPADPRHRSAAPLAEVTRAAPPETPAPRRYSAHTGQAGVDGDGVRPVLPRRTRQAHMAAPLRQARPASANQPTGGHNPTLMANFLRGANSGSGEPPTAPPAH; this is encoded by the coding sequence GTGCGAGTCCGACTCGACGCGTCGGCTGAAGAACCGCCTGCGACCAGCCTGCGCGCCCGCCTGCTGGGGATGTGTGTGGCGCCGGCCGCTGTGGTGGCGATGATCGGCCTTGGTGCGGCGACGTGGGCGATGGCGCTGCCACCAGGGCCCGTCCCGGCGACGGCCTGGCTGGTACTGGTGTGCGCCGCTGCGACCTGCGCCGTGGTCATCGCAGGTGCTGCGTCGTACGGTCGCAAACTCGCCCGCTCTGTTGCCCGGACTGCGGTGGCCGCCCGGCCTGAGCCCGTTCAGCCGGTGGTGGGGCAGCAGGAGGTGTACGTCGGCCTCGCGCGCCGGCTGCAGGGACTGGTGCACCGGGAGATCCAGCTGCTGGATGTCCTGGAGGCGCAGGTCGAAGACCCAGACCTGCTCAAGGGTCTGTTCCAGGTGGATCACCTCGCGACCCGCATGCGCCGCTACGCGGAGAACCTCGCAGTGGTGGGAGGGGCCGTGCCACGGCGGCAGTGGAGCAGGGCACTGCCGCTGGTCGAGGTACTGCGCTCGGCCATCGCCGAGGTCGAGCAGTACCCGCGGGTTCGGGTGGTGCCACCGGTCGAGGGAACAGTGCGCGGCCACGCCGGGGCCGACGTGGTGCACCTGCTGGCCGAGCTGATCGAGAACGCGACCGCGTTCGCACCTCCGCACACGGAGGTGACGGTGCGGGCCCGACGGGTCGCGGCCGGCGTGGCGGTCGAGGTCGACGACTGCGGCCTGGGAATGCCGCACCCGGAGCAGGACCGGCTGAACGCTCTGCTGGCGGATCCGGGCCGGGTGGATGTCGGGGACCTGCTGCGCGATGGCCGTATCGGGGCGTGGGTTATCTCGGCACTGGCCCGCCGGCACGACATAACGGTCAAACTGCAGAGCAACGTCTACGGCGGTGTGCAGGCGGTGGTGATCCTGCCGACGACGCTGCTCGGAGACAAAACGGCCCAGGAACCGCCAGCCGTCGACGCGGCCCGAACGCTGCCGCACAGCGCGGCGACTGTGCCATCACCGCTGATCGGTGTTGCACCTGCGCCGGCCGACCCTCGTCACCGCTCAGCTGCGCCCCTGGCGGAGGTGACGCGGGCCGCGCCGCCCGAGACGCCAGCGCCCCGCCGCTACAGCGCCCACACGGGCCAAGCGGGCGTAGACGGCGACGGCGTGCGTCCTGTACTGCCGCGCCGGACACGGCAGGCACACATGGCGGCCCCGTTACGGCAGGCCCGCCCAGCGTCGGCGAACCAGCCAACCGGCGGCCACAACCCGACCCTGATGGCCAACTTCCTACGCGGCGCCAACTCCGGAAGCGGCGAACCGCCCACCGCACCTCCTGCCCATTGA
- a CDS encoding roadblock/LC7 domain-containing protein, with product MTTTPGQELAWLLSALVERVPHTRSALLLSSDGLPRAAHGLTDDGADHLAAISSGLFSLTRSAGEMFDGGSGVRQVVAELDDTLLFVTAAGEGAVLAVLAGRQADVSVLGYEMSQMVKSVRPYLATPARGAGIPSPAVR from the coding sequence ATGACCACGACGCCCGGCCAGGAACTGGCCTGGCTGCTGTCCGCCCTGGTGGAGCGGGTACCGCACACCCGGAGCGCGCTGCTGCTGTCCTCCGACGGGCTGCCCCGGGCCGCCCACGGACTGACCGACGACGGCGCGGACCACCTGGCGGCGATCTCCTCCGGGCTGTTCTCCCTGACCCGCAGCGCCGGCGAGATGTTCGACGGAGGCTCCGGCGTGCGGCAGGTGGTCGCCGAACTCGACGACACGCTGCTGTTCGTCACCGCCGCAGGTGAGGGCGCGGTACTGGCGGTACTGGCGGGCCGTCAGGCTGACGTCAGCGTGCTCGGCTACGAGATGTCGCAGATGGTCAAGAGCGTCCGACCGTATCTGGCGACACCCGCCCGCGGCGCCGGTATCCCGTCGCCCGCCGTGCGATGA
- a CDS encoding DUF742 domain-containing protein, whose translation MRFGGAHQEPWVDEAAGRLVRPYTVSAGRTRPTTAMELLSWVVATGVRPRGRLEPDHDVALGLCGEATTVAEVAARMRLPAAVTKVVLSDLVAVGAVRTRPPSPVADPTDRTILERLLVGLQQRL comes from the coding sequence ATGAGATTCGGCGGCGCGCATCAGGAGCCGTGGGTCGACGAGGCGGCCGGGCGACTGGTACGCCCCTACACGGTCAGCGCCGGGCGAACCCGACCCACCACCGCAATGGAGTTGCTGTCGTGGGTCGTCGCCACCGGCGTACGGCCGCGCGGGCGGTTGGAACCGGACCACGACGTGGCCTTGGGCCTGTGCGGCGAGGCGACCACGGTCGCCGAGGTGGCCGCCCGGATGAGGCTACCGGCCGCGGTCACGAAGGTGGTGCTGTCGGACCTGGTGGCGGTCGGCGCGGTACGCACCCGCCCACCCAGCCCGGTCGCCGACCCGACCGACCGAACGATCCTGGAGAGACTCCTTGTCGGCCTACAACAACGACTCTGA
- a CDS encoding GTP-binding protein, giving the protein MSAYNNDSDRTPNALKVLIAGGFGVGKTTFITATSEIPPLRTEELLTTASVGTDDLAGVEAKTTTTVALDFGRITIDPENVLYLFGTPGQDRFWFLWDELCHGALGAVVLVDTRRLPDCFAAVDFFESRRTRFLVAVNEFDGAYRYDPQEVRTALGLRPEVPVVMCDARHQRSATAVLVTLVQHLLTQPSPASTSFDSIEAGSPA; this is encoded by the coding sequence TTGTCGGCCTACAACAACGACTCTGACCGCACACCGAACGCACTCAAGGTGCTGATCGCAGGCGGGTTCGGAGTCGGGAAAACCACCTTCATCACGGCGACGAGCGAGATCCCACCGCTGCGCACCGAGGAACTCCTCACCACGGCCAGCGTCGGCACCGACGACCTCGCCGGGGTGGAAGCCAAGACGACCACCACCGTGGCGCTGGACTTCGGCCGCATCACCATCGATCCCGAGAACGTCCTGTACCTGTTCGGCACACCCGGCCAGGACCGGTTCTGGTTCCTGTGGGACGAACTGTGCCACGGCGCGCTCGGCGCGGTGGTGCTGGTCGACACCCGCCGCCTACCGGACTGCTTCGCCGCCGTGGACTTCTTCGAATCCCGCCGCACGCGGTTCCTGGTCGCCGTCAACGAGTTCGACGGCGCCTACCGATACGACCCTCAGGAGGTACGCACAGCCCTGGGACTGCGGCCCGAGGTGCCGGTCGTGATGTGCGACGCCCGCCATCAACGATCCGCCACCGCCGTCCTCGTGACGCTCGTGCAGCACCTGCT